Proteins encoded by one window of Gemmatimonadota bacterium:
- a CDS encoding hemolysin family protein produces the protein METTASPPSISWSIAAVLALVLTNAYFVAAEFALVSARKTRLEESAREGDGKATLALRVIQSLNRYISATQLGITLASLGLGWVGEPALARLLEGFFRGLPATVAAVATHGVAVAIAFTIITTLHIVLGELVPKTVALLFPETVSRWLVIPLIGFAWVMHYPIALLHNTARALLRISGIKASQTHDRLHSPEEIRILVEQSEEGGSLGAQDARLLEGVFEFSEKTAEEVMTPRTEMIALEADLSVEAAADAVAEAGRSRYPVYSESLDEITGVVLAKDILRAVRQRPGATVKSIVREPLFVPGTREVEDVLTDMKRLKTHLAVVLDEYGGTAGLVTMEDLLEEIVGEIFDEHDAVAQVHKSTTTDGSLTLDGAMTVADFNNRFEAELDDADYTTVGGFLFGQLGRLPREGDRVSVAPFEFQIVTMAGRRVDTVKVTLPS, from the coding sequence ATGGAGACCACCGCATCGCCGCCGTCTATTTCGTGGAGCATCGCTGCCGTTCTGGCACTGGTGCTGACAAATGCCTATTTCGTCGCCGCCGAATTCGCCCTCGTGTCAGCCCGGAAGACCCGCCTGGAAGAGAGCGCCCGCGAAGGCGACGGCAAAGCTACGCTGGCCCTCCGGGTCATCCAATCCCTGAATCGCTACATCTCGGCCACCCAGCTGGGGATCACGCTCGCATCCCTCGGGTTGGGCTGGGTCGGCGAACCGGCGCTCGCCCGGCTGCTCGAGGGATTCTTCCGCGGACTCCCGGCAACCGTTGCGGCAGTTGCGACGCATGGCGTGGCCGTGGCGATTGCGTTCACCATCATCACGACACTGCACATTGTGCTCGGTGAGCTGGTCCCCAAGACCGTGGCGTTGCTCTTCCCCGAGACGGTGAGCCGGTGGCTGGTGATTCCACTGATCGGCTTCGCGTGGGTGATGCATTACCCGATCGCGCTGTTGCACAACACTGCTCGCGCGTTACTGCGCATCTCGGGGATCAAGGCCTCCCAGACCCACGACCGACTCCACTCACCCGAGGAGATCCGCATCCTCGTCGAGCAATCGGAAGAGGGTGGCTCGCTCGGCGCTCAGGATGCGCGGCTGCTCGAGGGCGTCTTCGAGTTCAGCGAGAAGACCGCCGAAGAAGTGATGACACCGCGCACCGAAATGATCGCGCTCGAAGCCGACCTGAGCGTCGAGGCCGCCGCCGATGCCGTCGCCGAGGCCGGCCGGTCGCGCTACCCGGTCTACAGCGAATCGCTCGATGAGATCACCGGCGTGGTCCTCGCCAAGGACATTCTCCGCGCGGTACGTCAGCGCCCCGGCGCCACCGTCAAGAGCATCGTGCGCGAACCGCTCTTCGTGCCGGGAACGCGCGAGGTCGAGGATGTGCTCACCGACATGAAGCGGCTCAAGACCCATCTCGCTGTCGTCCTCGACGAGTATGGCGGCACCGCCGGACTGGTGACGATGGAAGACCTGCTCGAAGAGATCGTCGGCGAGATCTTCGACGAGCACGACGCCGTGGCACAGGTCCACAAGTCGACGACCACCGACGGTTCACTCACGCTCGATGGCGCGATGACGGTCGCGGATTTCAACAATCGTTTCGAAGCCGAGCTCGATGATGCCGACTACACCACGGTGGGCGGCTTCCTCTTCGGCCAGCTCGGTCGCCTGCCGCGCGAGGGCGATCGCGTGAGCGTGGCGCCGTTCGAATTCCAGATCGTCACGATGGCCGGGCGTCGTGTCGACACCGTGAAAGTGACGCTGCCGTCGTGA
- a CDS encoding ATP phosphoribosyltransferase regulatory subunit — protein MSRSSIAPIPPGALDLTGPAVRQRRELQRAAMAVFDAAGFAEAIPPTFEYDEIFLRAGGADIADKLIRFTDVDGRILALRYDFTAAIARVAATSFADVAPPIRISYSGKVYRHAPGRAGRPREILQVGAETMGASGVASDVELVRLALTLLGSLGLADYQLNLGHAGVLAAGFAALPPERRAEVRKWIDRKDRAALEQHLAGLDSPARELASLPFVIGRRGVLEAARVSAPEGVQPALIQLLAIDDALTPAERQHVVYDLGEVRGLDYYTGMHFEIFVAGCGRAAGAGGRYDDLMGRFGRPMPALGVAFDIDALAEVTA, from the coding sequence GTGAGTCGTTCTTCCATCGCCCCGATTCCACCGGGGGCGCTCGATCTCACCGGCCCGGCCGTCCGCCAGCGACGCGAACTGCAGCGCGCTGCGATGGCCGTGTTCGACGCCGCGGGTTTCGCCGAGGCGATTCCGCCGACCTTCGAATATGACGAGATCTTTCTGCGGGCCGGCGGCGCGGACATCGCCGACAAGCTGATTCGGTTCACCGATGTCGATGGCCGGATCCTCGCGCTGCGCTACGACTTCACCGCCGCGATTGCCCGCGTGGCGGCAACTTCATTTGCGGACGTCGCACCACCGATCCGGATATCGTACTCCGGCAAGGTCTATCGCCATGCACCTGGCCGTGCCGGGCGGCCCCGCGAGATCCTGCAGGTGGGCGCCGAGACGATGGGCGCGAGCGGCGTCGCGAGCGATGTGGAACTCGTGCGGCTCGCACTGACCCTGCTCGGCTCGCTCGGCCTTGCCGACTACCAGCTGAACCTCGGACACGCTGGTGTGCTCGCTGCGGGCTTTGCGGCGCTGCCACCCGAGCGCCGGGCCGAGGTCCGGAAATGGATCGATCGGAAGGACCGGGCGGCCCTCGAACAGCACCTCGCCGGACTCGACTCGCCGGCCCGGGAGCTGGCTTCGCTCCCGTTCGTGATCGGCCGCCGCGGCGTCCTCGAAGCGGCGCGCGTCAGTGCACCGGAAGGTGTGCAACCGGCCCTCATCCAACTGCTCGCGATCGACGACGCCCTGACTCCGGCAGAGCGACAGCACGTGGTATATGACCTCGGGGAAGTGCGCGGCCTCGACTACTACACCGGCATGCACTTCGAGATCTTCGTCGCCGGGTGTGGCAGGGCAGCTGGCGCGGGCGGGCGCTATGACGATCTGATGGGTCGCTTCGGCCGGCCGATGCCTGCGCTTGGCGTGGCATTCGATATCGACGCCCTTGCCGAGGTGACCGCGTGA